A stretch of the uncultured Desulfobacter sp. genome encodes the following:
- the dsrB gene encoding dissimilatory-type sulfite reductase subunit beta, with translation MAFISTGYNPEKPMENRITDIGPRDYNEFYPPVIAKNKGKWSHHEILEPGVLVHVGESGDEVYTVRVGGCRLMSTTHINEICEIADKHCDGYVRFTTRNNIEFMVDSKDKVEPLKNDLASRKFPAGSQKFPIGGTGAGVTNIVHTQGWIHCHTPATDASGTVKVTMDALFDDFQQMRLPAQLRVSMACCLNMCGAVHCSDIAILGYHRKPPMLDHEYLDKVCEIPLAVAACPTAAIKPSKQTLPNGTEVKSVEVKNERCMYCGNCYTMCPSMPLADTEGDGIVLMAGGKVSNRISDPKFSKVVVAFLPNEMPRWPSMTDAITKIVNAYSNGANKYERLGDWAERIGWEKFFSACELDFTHHLIDDFRQQAYMSWRQSTQFKF, from the coding sequence ATGGCTTTTATTTCTACAGGGTATAATCCCGAGAAACCGATGGAAAACAGAATCACAGACATCGGCCCCAGAGACTATAACGAATTTTATCCTCCTGTTATCGCAAAGAACAAAGGCAAATGGTCTCACCATGAAATCCTGGAACCCGGCGTACTGGTTCATGTCGGCGAGTCCGGAGATGAAGTATATACCGTAAGAGTTGGCGGTTGCCGTCTGATGTCCACCACTCATATCAATGAAATCTGTGAAATTGCAGACAAACATTGCGACGGGTACGTTCGTTTCACCACCCGTAACAACATTGAGTTCATGGTTGACTCCAAAGATAAAGTAGAACCTCTGAAAAATGATCTGGCATCCAGAAAGTTTCCTGCCGGTTCCCAGAAGTTCCCCATCGGCGGCACTGGTGCCGGCGTAACCAACATCGTTCACACCCAGGGCTGGATTCACTGCCATACCCCTGCTACTGATGCTTCCGGTACCGTAAAGGTTACCATGGATGCCTTGTTTGACGATTTCCAACAGATGAGATTGCCGGCTCAGCTTCGTGTTTCCATGGCTTGCTGCCTGAACATGTGCGGTGCTGTACATTGCTCTGATATCGCTATCCTCGGTTACCACAGAAAACCGCCAATGCTTGACCATGAATACCTGGACAAGGTTTGCGAAATTCCGTTGGCCGTTGCTGCCTGCCCGACTGCAGCGATTAAACCGTCCAAGCAGACATTGCCTAACGGTACTGAGGTAAAATCAGTTGAGGTTAAAAACGAACGCTGCATGTACTGCGGTAACTGCTACACCATGTGCCCCTCCATGCCGCTTGCCGACACCGAAGGTGACGGTATTGTTCTCATGGCCGGTGGTAAAGTATCCAACCGTATCTCCGATCCGAAATTCTCCAAGGTTGTTGTGGCCTTCCTGCCCAACGAAATGCCCCGCTGGCCGTCCATGACCGACGCCATCACAAAGATTGTTAACGCCTACTCAAACGGCGCCAACAAATACGAACGTCTGGGTGACTGGGCCGAGAGAATTGGATGGGAAAAATTCTTTAGCGCTTGTGAACTTGACTTCACCCATCATCTGATTGACGACTTCCGTCAGCAGGCCTACATGAGCTGGCGTCAGTCCACTCAGTTTAAATTCTAA
- a CDS encoding dissimilatory sulfite reductase D family protein, with protein MSELLDDKEAATKAVVDWLQKKSKTKTKFYIKDFYKIFPDDKPRMIKKVVNKMVEDEILEFWSSGSTTMYGLKGAGIQHSSEGEE; from the coding sequence ATGAGCGAACTTCTCGATGATAAAGAAGCGGCCACCAAAGCGGTTGTTGATTGGTTACAAAAAAAATCCAAAACAAAAACCAAATTCTACATCAAAGATTTTTACAAAATTTTTCCCGATGACAAACCTAGAATGATCAAAAAGGTTGTCAACAAAATGGTTGAAGATGAGATCCTTGAGTTCTGGTCTTCAGGATCAACAACTATGTATGGCCTTAAAGGTGCCGGTATCCAGCACTCTTCTGAGGGCGAAGAATAA
- a CDS encoding cobyrinate a,c-diamide synthase produces the protein MIVSREKVPGVVIAGLRGGSGKTIISLGITAAWKARNITVAPFKKGPDYIDAGWLSRAAGRPCYNLDTYLCAQSVVQKSYLTHSKSCDVSLVEGNRGLFDGIDLEGTTSTSELAKLLDLPVVLVLDCTKSTRTMAAVLMGCMQFDPDINICGVILNRLAGKRHEGKVRANIERFCNIPVLGALPKLKQEDFPERHMGLVTSEEHGESDASLTRARQVAVDNIDLDKLFQIVTSVNGQGMLHVDNPGQEPESVLQINTSVNKNSAFDSGPVTIGVVRDSAFQFYYPDNIEALEDLGAQIKFISPLSQSEIPEIDAIYMGGGFPETHATQLSANQAFRDNLKALSRKGLPIYAECGGLIFLGESICLDDIVYPMTGILPLRFGLSKRPQGHGYTEVEVVNNNPFYTKGEVLRGHEFRYSKVTSIDYEDAAMAFKMIRGKGILEKKDGFFKDNTFGTYTHIHALGSTSWASSLIAKARLFKASR, from the coding sequence ATGATCGTCAGTAGGGAAAAGGTCCCTGGAGTTGTCATTGCCGGACTCAGGGGTGGTTCAGGCAAAACAATAATATCCCTCGGGATAACTGCCGCATGGAAAGCCCGAAATATAACAGTGGCCCCCTTTAAAAAGGGTCCTGACTATATTGACGCCGGCTGGCTATCACGGGCAGCCGGTCGCCCCTGCTATAACCTTGATACCTATCTGTGTGCCCAGTCCGTCGTTCAAAAGTCTTATCTTACCCATTCCAAATCCTGTGATGTTTCCCTGGTTGAAGGCAACCGTGGCCTTTTCGACGGCATTGACCTTGAGGGGACCACATCCACAAGTGAACTTGCCAAACTGCTGGATCTACCTGTGGTTCTGGTGCTGGACTGCACCAAATCCACCCGTACCATGGCCGCTGTACTCATGGGCTGTATGCAGTTTGATCCTGATATCAACATTTGCGGTGTTATTCTCAACCGTCTGGCAGGCAAGCGCCATGAAGGAAAAGTTCGGGCAAATATTGAACGGTTTTGCAATATCCCGGTTCTCGGTGCTTTACCAAAGCTTAAGCAGGAAGATTTTCCCGAACGTCATATGGGGCTTGTCACTTCTGAAGAACATGGAGAAAGTGACGCATCTTTGACCCGGGCCCGGCAGGTGGCTGTGGACAATATTGATCTTGATAAATTGTTCCAGATCGTCACTTCGGTTAATGGGCAGGGCATGCTACATGTTGACAATCCCGGTCAGGAACCGGAGTCTGTTTTGCAAATTAATACGTCAGTGAACAAAAATTCGGCATTTGATAGTGGCCCTGTTACAATCGGTGTTGTCCGGGATTCTGCATTTCAATTTTATTACCCTGATAATATAGAAGCGCTGGAAGATCTGGGCGCCCAAATTAAATTCATCAGTCCGTTATCCCAGTCCGAAATTCCTGAAATTGATGCCATCTACATGGGCGGCGGATTTCCAGAAACCCATGCAACCCAGCTGTCTGCCAATCAGGCGTTCAGAGATAATTTAAAAGCTTTGTCTCGCAAAGGCCTGCCTATTTACGCCGAATGCGGTGGCTTGATATTCCTTGGCGAGAGCATTTGCCTTGATGATATAGTTTATCCTATGACCGGCATTTTACCCTTACGGTTTGGGCTGTCCAAACGGCCCCAGGGACACGGATACACTGAAGTCGAGGTCGTTAATAACAACCCTTTCTATACCAAAGGAGAAGTGCTCCGGGGCCATGAATTCAGATACTCCAAGGTGACGTCCATTGATTATGAAGATGCTGCCATGGCATTTAAAATGATACGCGGCAAGGGAATTCTTGAAAAAAAGGACGGGTTTTTTAAAGACAATACCTTTGGTACCTATACCCACATTCATGCCCTTGGCTCCACTAGCTGGGCTTCCTCTTTGATTGCTAAAGCACGTCTTTTTAAAGCATCACGTTAA
- a CDS encoding 4Fe-4S double cluster binding domain-containing protein, producing MNKIVLIEKLRNWGASTVRIADTVRLSGIETEPNDLLDGFSRAVSIAVHLSDPIMDMIDTAPTPLYSSHYSRVNAQLDDIAIKTTNLLQSSGARALPIPASQILDSENWTSYISHKAVALAAGIGWQGKSLLIVNPDFGPRIRLITVLTDADLEPDAPIKNRCGKCNICKDHCPAGAILGTSTNSHYSSRSEAINLEKCVYQVRDVFGGIPHTEPLICGICIKVCPWGKKKSKKLSN from the coding sequence ATGAATAAAATAGTATTAATTGAAAAATTAAGGAATTGGGGAGCAAGTACTGTCCGCATTGCGGATACTGTCAGGCTATCAGGAATTGAGACGGAACCCAATGATCTTTTAGACGGTTTTTCAAGAGCTGTGAGCATTGCAGTCCATCTGTCCGATCCGATAATGGATATGATTGACACGGCCCCCACGCCACTGTATTCATCACACTACAGTCGTGTCAATGCCCAACTTGACGACATTGCCATAAAAACGACAAATCTATTGCAATCAAGTGGCGCCCGGGCGCTTCCAATTCCTGCAAGCCAGATACTCGATTCGGAAAACTGGACATCCTATATTTCCCACAAAGCCGTTGCATTGGCTGCGGGAATCGGTTGGCAAGGTAAAAGCCTTTTGATTGTAAATCCTGATTTTGGTCCAAGAATTCGATTAATAACTGTCCTTACCGACGCTGATCTTGAGCCGGATGCCCCGATTAAAAATCGATGCGGAAAATGTAATATATGTAAAGACCATTGCCCAGCCGGGGCAATCCTAGGCACATCCACCAACAGCCATTATTCAAGCAGATCAGAGGCCATTAATCTTGAAAAATGTGTATACCAAGTGCGTGATGTCTTTGGTGGAATTCCGCATACAGAACCGCTGATCTGCGGTATCTGCATTAAAGTGTGTCCCTGGGGAAAGAAGAAATCAAAAAAACTGTCGAATTAA
- a CDS encoding SMP-30/gluconolactonase/LRE family protein, translating to MNTLGKLLLKTLSVLLLSVSLLACSSVQHHKKTVHHTKAKAFATLPDGLAFPEGIARNPSTGDIYVSTFSFAGNNTLLRYNKTGKLLAQIDFAKTPLLGLAFNTVDKKVYICNTGDLVGDKSRIQRVDGDFSTEAKVEYVAAIPHIGAPGSRTVNNPDGSKDTITFGDNAAAPNAMTFNKAGDLLISDSFQGAVFKIDNAANCKEQCAVTTVIHDSLLATPGFPPFGANGLALNADESTLYIANTGDDRILSLDMATGKISVFAESINGADGLAMDANGYLWAAANQADKLVMFEATGKVHGKLGKPGRVNKDGSHSGLLFPASLIIADGTIYVTNLALPLTPADGDETEEAVSKYTISAIKIPQHK from the coding sequence ATGAACACGTTGGGAAAACTACTTCTAAAGACCTTATCTGTATTGCTACTATCCGTATCCTTACTGGCATGTAGTTCCGTACAACATCACAAAAAAACTGTTCACCACACTAAAGCAAAAGCCTTTGCTACACTGCCGGACGGCCTTGCCTTTCCCGAAGGGATTGCCAGAAACCCGTCAACAGGTGATATCTATGTGAGCACATTCAGCTTTGCCGGCAATAATACCCTATTACGATATAATAAAACCGGAAAACTCTTGGCCCAGATTGATTTTGCTAAAACGCCATTGCTTGGGTTGGCCTTCAATACTGTGGATAAAAAGGTTTACATCTGTAATACAGGCGATCTTGTGGGAGACAAGTCCAGAATCCAACGCGTGGATGGTGACTTTTCTACAGAGGCAAAGGTAGAGTATGTCGCAGCGATCCCCCATATTGGCGCGCCTGGCTCCAGAACGGTGAATAATCCCGACGGCAGTAAAGACACAATCACCTTTGGTGATAACGCAGCAGCCCCCAATGCCATGACCTTTAACAAGGCTGGCGATCTGCTCATTTCCGATTCGTTTCAGGGTGCTGTTTTCAAAATTGACAATGCAGCAAATTGCAAGGAACAATGCGCCGTTACAACGGTCATCCACGATAGTTTACTAGCTACGCCTGGATTCCCCCCCTTTGGAGCAAACGGCCTGGCTTTAAATGCTGATGAATCTACGTTATATATCGCCAATACCGGCGATGACCGTATTCTCAGCCTTGATATGGCCACCGGAAAAATCAGTGTTTTTGCAGAAAGCATCAATGGAGCAGATGGCCTGGCCATGGATGCAAATGGTTATCTGTGGGCTGCCGCAAACCAGGCGGATAAACTTGTCATGTTTGAAGCAACGGGCAAAGTACATGGTAAACTTGGTAAGCCTGGCCGTGTCAATAAGGATGGCTCCCACAGTGGCCTGCTCTTTCCGGCAAGCCTTATTATTGCCGACGGCACAATCTATGTGACAAACCTGGCATTACCATTGACGCCTGCTGATGGGGATGAGACTGAAGAGGCTGTGAGTAAATACACTATCAGTGCGATTAAAATCCCACAGCATAAATAA
- a CDS encoding OsmC family protein: protein MKISGKNTGKLAFEIKQDSYTYTLDAPESAGGEGKGPSPKGLLLSGLIGCTGIDVAMILGKMRVEIQDLKITAQTELTEQQPSVFKEITLSYHITGNDKDTKKIKRAVSLSMETYCGVSAMLEKHSRIIPEIFLNGKKI from the coding sequence ATGAAAATATCAGGAAAAAACACCGGGAAACTTGCATTTGAAATCAAACAGGACAGTTACACTTACACCCTTGATGCACCCGAAAGTGCAGGCGGTGAAGGCAAAGGGCCATCTCCCAAAGGACTTCTCTTAAGCGGACTGATCGGATGTACCGGCATTGATGTGGCCATGATCCTTGGCAAAATGCGGGTGGAGATCCAGGATCTGAAAATCACGGCACAAACCGAGCTGACAGAACAACAGCCTTCGGTATTTAAGGAAATCACTCTGTCTTACCACATCACCGGCAATGACAAAGATACAAAAAAAATCAAACGGGCCGTATCCCTGTCCATGGAAACCTACTGCGGGGTCTCTGCCATGCTGGAAAAACACAGCCGTATCATCCCTGAAATTTTTCTGAATGGTAAAAAAATTTAA
- a CDS encoding polysaccharide deacetylase family protein, whose product MKNPAKRSLTTGERTGLGAFILAGFFFVFWGPVWSIFPLAGFVLLCLVAPFATGYSFFLPVICRGARKGTCVSLSFDDGPDKVTTPLVLDILKSYQVQATFFVTGENARSHPDLIALILAQGHTIGNHTYSHDPLIMLKSSRHLKEEIFKTQEVLAVHGIRPLVFRPPAGITNPKLGPVLAELGLKAVNFSCRAMDRGNRRISGLASKILGRVRPGDIILLHDSKHLTEMPDNQFLCRFLTELERVLKGLESQKISVMPLAELIGQPVMEEADPNKASL is encoded by the coding sequence GTGAAAAATCCTGCAAAAAGATCATTGACCACAGGGGAGAGAACAGGCCTTGGCGCGTTTATCCTGGCCGGCTTTTTTTTTGTTTTCTGGGGACCTGTGTGGAGTATTTTTCCCCTGGCGGGATTTGTTTTGCTCTGCCTTGTGGCACCGTTTGCAACGGGGTATAGTTTTTTTCTGCCTGTTATCTGTCGGGGAGCGCGTAAGGGCACTTGTGTCTCTCTTTCCTTTGACGATGGACCGGACAAGGTGACAACCCCTTTGGTTCTGGATATTCTCAAATCTTATCAGGTGCAGGCTACCTTTTTTGTCACCGGAGAAAATGCCCGCAGCCATCCGGATCTCATTGCCCTGATTTTGGCCCAGGGTCACACCATCGGCAACCATACTTATTCACACGATCCCTTGATTATGCTTAAATCAAGTCGGCATCTTAAAGAGGAAATTTTTAAAACCCAAGAGGTGCTTGCAGTCCATGGCATTCGGCCTCTGGTGTTCAGACCCCCTGCAGGCATTACCAACCCGAAACTTGGACCGGTTCTGGCAGAGCTTGGGCTAAAAGCCGTCAATTTTTCCTGCCGGGCCATGGATAGAGGAAATCGCAGGATATCCGGACTGGCTTCAAAAATACTGGGTCGGGTGAGGCCCGGTGATATCATTTTGCTGCATGATTCAAAACACCTGACTGAAATGCCTGATAATCAATTCCTTTGTAGGTTTTTAACCGAACTGGAACGTGTCTTGAAAGGACTTGAATCCCAAAAGATTTCTGTGATGCCGTTAGCTGAATTGATCGGACAACCGGTTATGGAAGAGGCCGATCCGAATAAGGCTTCTCTCTGA
- a CDS encoding protein phosphatase 2C domain-containing protein, which translates to MEIKHYPPIEIQTILEKGAAVQNEDFLIMQDNILGVFDGATSLNGQKFGQERTGGAIASQTAGAIFKKNHFPLNQLACQANDAIMRQMLSNGVDTSKKENLWCTSAAVVRLKDQSLEWIQSGDAVIILIYEDGTHRVLVDREDHDHETLTLWKKLVRTHLPETEKPRGFLPKNYQTAPKQVIDLMRGKLAGQIRKVRSGMNITYGVLNGEKAAETFLNQGEESLDRVAHVLIFTDGLSIPQPEPEPHKDFTDLVKTYLNLGLEGLKQMIRSQEEKDPHCLICPRFKCHDDIAAIAVQF; encoded by the coding sequence ATGGAAATAAAGCATTATCCCCCAATAGAAATCCAGACCATCCTTGAAAAAGGGGCCGCAGTTCAAAACGAAGACTTTTTGATCATGCAGGACAATATTCTTGGAGTCTTTGACGGGGCAACCAGCCTGAACGGTCAAAAATTCGGGCAGGAGCGAACCGGAGGAGCCATTGCTTCCCAAACGGCCGGTGCCATATTTAAAAAGAACCATTTTCCTCTGAATCAACTGGCTTGCCAGGCCAACGATGCCATCATGAGGCAGATGCTATCCAACGGAGTGGACACCTCAAAAAAGGAAAATCTCTGGTGTACCAGTGCGGCGGTTGTACGTCTAAAAGACCAATCCCTGGAATGGATTCAGAGCGGGGATGCCGTTATCATTCTTATCTACGAGGACGGCACCCACAGAGTTCTGGTGGACCGGGAAGACCATGACCATGAGACCCTGACCCTGTGGAAAAAACTGGTTCGCACCCATCTGCCTGAAACAGAAAAACCACGTGGTTTTCTTCCCAAAAATTATCAAACAGCCCCGAAGCAGGTCATAGATCTTATGCGTGGCAAACTGGCCGGCCAAATTCGAAAAGTCCGTTCAGGTATGAATATCACCTATGGGGTGCTTAATGGAGAAAAAGCGGCTGAAACTTTCCTGAACCAGGGAGAGGAATCTTTGGACCGGGTGGCCCATGTTCTGATCTTTACCGACGGTCTATCCATTCCCCAGCCTGAGCCGGAACCGCACAAAGATTTCACTGATCTTGTCAAAACATACCTGAATTTAGGCCTGGAAGGGTTGAAACAAATGATCCGCAGCCAGGAAGAAAAAGATCCCCATTGTCTGATCTGTCCCCGATTCAAGTGCCATGACGATATCGCAGCCATTGCCGTCCAGTTTTAG
- a CDS encoding GNAT family N-acetyltransferase: protein MQLKITDNPVEWDRFVMGHPYAAFTHLFGWRRVIASVYQHKPIYLAAVEKGSIAALVPLFRFSRPFYPPEYISIPFFDHAGIVAKSQKAGQFLLEKAWTSLDCKNSAGLNVRQDSNFDLSGLTLTGRRPKIFTEKTGLTIAMAPDPRQMLAAFPAKLRSQINKGIKNGLTWDIGGVKLLPAFYKVFARNMRDLGSPVHALCFFKTIFSVFPGQAFICVIYHRGMPAAAGFVFRFKNRLVNPWASSLRQFRSLNTNMLLYWQMIRLACTLNLDIFDMGRSSKGASTFRFKQQWGPQQTPLSWYTWAGDRHRSPGETLSISPWQRLPLSVANIAGPRVRKHISL, encoded by the coding sequence ATGCAGTTAAAAATAACAGATAATCCTGTTGAATGGGACCGCTTTGTGATGGGACACCCGTACGCGGCTTTTACCCACCTTTTTGGTTGGCGACGGGTGATCGCGTCTGTTTATCAACACAAGCCGATTTACCTGGCAGCCGTGGAAAAGGGTAGCATAGCGGCCCTGGTTCCCCTGTTCCGATTCAGCCGTCCTTTTTATCCGCCGGAATATATCTCCATCCCCTTTTTCGACCATGCCGGCATTGTGGCCAAAAGTCAAAAAGCCGGACAATTTCTCCTGGAAAAGGCATGGACAAGCCTTGATTGTAAAAACAGCGCCGGGTTAAACGTCCGGCAGGATAGCAATTTTGATCTATCCGGGCTGACCCTTACGGGCCGTCGTCCTAAAATTTTCACCGAAAAGACAGGGCTGACCATTGCCATGGCACCTGATCCCCGTCAGATGCTGGCCGCCTTTCCAGCCAAGCTCAGAAGCCAGATCAATAAAGGGATAAAAAACGGATTGACCTGGGATATCGGCGGAGTCAAGCTTCTACCGGCATTTTATAAGGTGTTTGCCAGAAATATGAGGGATCTGGGCTCCCCTGTCCATGCCCTCTGTTTTTTTAAAACCATCTTTTCGGTCTTCCCGGGTCAGGCATTCATCTGCGTGATATATCACAGGGGAATGCCGGCAGCCGCGGGTTTTGTTTTTCGATTCAAAAACAGGCTGGTCAATCCCTGGGCCTCATCCCTCAGGCAGTTCCGGTCCCTGAACACCAATATGCTGCTGTACTGGCAGATGATCCGCCTGGCCTGCACCCTAAACCTTGACATTTTTGACATGGGACGGTCCTCCAAAGGCGCCTCTACCTTTCGGTTCAAACAGCAGTGGGGACCACAGCAAACCCCGCTCTCCTGGTATACCTGGGCAGGGGATCGCCACAGATCTCCGGGGGAGACCCTATCCATCAGCCCCTGGCAAAGGCTGCCCCTGAGCGTTGCCAACATAGCAGGCCCCCGGGTCAGAAAACACATTTCATTGTGA
- a CDS encoding EAL domain-containing protein, whose product MKLVSEYRKSFNRKLISIFLFILIIATSLIGISSYQITKKALAEKGKVVLKNSVVQALALIHSEYDKVQAGLISKAAAQETIKTFLAGPMKSDGTRDLHGNIDLSEHGYFIIYDKKGIEVLHPTLEGQNVLDVTDLNNAGHYIVKEQIETALKGGGYTYYAWRLPHSNKIGKKISYVAYSPDWEWIVASTAYELDFVNEATEILYTIVLVTVILVFFTGYIGTKYIKSATKPVLDIASGMKNVTEGRYQSIPPGNYNDETKILIDGYNTMIASLEKAERKITIKNDRLTYLAYNDELTLLPNRNGMKEYVDQRLSNGCNFGYLAQLDIMGLKLINLTLGYEQGDKVLGLLGKYLRQYKKDNNYPARTGSNEFSIWIEAVEQQRIYPLLQEIREKSQQYVIENGYNQMLDIYLALTMYDGRNKSFETLYEETTTAMRTAREKQDLSITLFEESMKERVENELAMRRHLGKAISEKEIIPYYQTQVDFTTEKVVGVEALARWISSELGFVPPNVFIPYINQLNLITEFTDYMIDKVLSDYQDLVMKYDADLTISINISPLCFMEKNFTAKVERAINKHHIPPHKLILEITEDVFIADYKEIHRIITKLRELFVKVSIDDFGTGYSSLNYLMNIQPDEIKIDKSFVGQILDDEKAFYMFDTLCNIAKNFGYSIVAEGVENKKQLEKISTTSLKIIQGYLFSKPEPLSKPDSPHMEGSPQKSPGTCS is encoded by the coding sequence TTGAAACTTGTAAGCGAATATAGGAAATCGTTTAACCGCAAGCTAATATCAATATTTTTATTCATTTTAATCATCGCTACATCCCTTATAGGCATTTCCAGTTATCAAATCACTAAAAAGGCACTCGCCGAAAAAGGTAAGGTTGTTCTCAAAAACAGTGTTGTCCAGGCATTGGCCCTGATTCATTCGGAATATGATAAAGTTCAGGCTGGATTAATATCTAAAGCAGCGGCACAGGAGACGATTAAAACCTTTTTAGCCGGCCCCATGAAGTCTGACGGTACAAGAGATCTGCATGGTAATATTGACTTAAGTGAACATGGATATTTTATCATTTACGATAAAAAAGGCATTGAAGTCTTGCATCCTACCCTGGAAGGGCAGAACGTATTGGACGTCACCGACCTTAATAACGCTGGGCATTATATTGTTAAAGAACAGATAGAGACAGCACTCAAAGGTGGCGGATATACCTATTATGCCTGGCGTTTACCCCACTCCAACAAAATCGGCAAAAAAATTTCCTATGTCGCTTATAGCCCGGACTGGGAATGGATTGTTGCGTCAACGGCATATGAATTAGATTTTGTAAATGAAGCAACCGAAATTCTTTATACGATCGTACTTGTCACCGTTATATTGGTATTTTTTACTGGTTATATCGGTACAAAATATATCAAATCCGCAACAAAACCGGTACTTGATATCGCAAGCGGCATGAAAAATGTCACTGAAGGCCGCTATCAATCAATCCCTCCCGGCAATTATAATGATGAGACCAAAATATTGATTGACGGTTACAACACCATGATTGCATCCCTTGAAAAGGCCGAACGTAAAATCACCATCAAGAATGATCGCTTGACCTACCTTGCCTACAACGATGAGCTTACATTGCTTCCCAATCGAAACGGCATGAAAGAGTATGTTGACCAAAGGCTGAGCAATGGATGCAATTTTGGCTATCTGGCCCAACTGGACATCATGGGGCTAAAGTTGATTAATTTGACCTTGGGGTATGAGCAGGGAGACAAAGTATTGGGGCTTTTAGGTAAATATCTGCGCCAATACAAAAAAGATAATAATTATCCGGCACGAACGGGAAGTAATGAATTTTCGATCTGGATAGAAGCGGTTGAGCAACAACGTATCTATCCGCTATTACAGGAAATCAGAGAGAAAAGCCAACAATACGTCATAGAAAACGGTTACAACCAGATGCTTGATATCTACCTCGCCTTGACCATGTACGACGGTCGGAATAAATCCTTTGAGACGTTATACGAAGAGACGACAACCGCAATGCGGACTGCCAGAGAAAAGCAGGATCTATCAATAACGCTCTTTGAAGAGTCCATGAAAGAGCGGGTGGAAAACGAACTTGCCATGCGCCGGCATCTGGGCAAGGCCATTTCAGAAAAAGAGATCATTCCTTACTACCAGACGCAGGTTGATTTCACCACCGAAAAGGTTGTGGGTGTTGAAGCTTTGGCTCGATGGATTTCCAGTGAACTGGGTTTCGTGCCGCCCAATGTGTTTATTCCGTACATAAATCAGCTTAATCTGATCACGGAGTTTACCGATTATATGATCGATAAAGTGTTGAGCGATTATCAAGATTTGGTCATGAAATACGATGCCGACCTGACCATATCCATTAATATTTCACCCCTATGTTTCATGGAAAAAAATTTTACCGCCAAAGTTGAGCGGGCCATAAATAAACATCATATCCCGCCACACAAATTAATTCTTGAAATAACCGAAGATGTTTTCATCGCAGACTATAAGGAAATTCATAGAATTATAACAAAACTTCGCGAATTGTTTGTCAAAGTTTCCATTGATGATTTTGGAACGGGCTACTCTTCTTTAAATTATCTGATGAACATCCAACCCGATGAAATTAAAATAGATAAAAGTTTTGTGGGCCAGATCCTTGATGATGAAAAAGCCTTTTACATGTTTGACACCTTGTGTAATATCGCTAAAAACTTTGGATATTCCATTGTGGCTGAAGGGGTTGAAAATAAAAAGCAACTTGAAAAAATCAGCACCACTTCCCTTAAAATAATTCAAGGCTATCTATTCTCAAAGCCTGAACCGCTTTCAAAACCTGATTCACCGCATATGGAAGGTTCCCCCCAAAAAAGCCCCGGGACATGCAGTTAA